The window GGCTGTTCTGTTCTACTTGAGGAGACAGTCTCTGGTTTGCAGCGCTATCCCCGGAACTCggccctccccacctctgtcaCTCCATCACTCCTCAGGAAAGTTCTGCGGAAATCTCTCCTATTACTTGAAACCTGGGCGGACAGAGGAGGGGACACCAGGAGGTGGACTCAGGATCCTCCTGCAGCCCCGAATCCCCTCCCAACCCAGGGCAGAGAGCTGAGGGATTTGGGAAGTCACCTTCCCAAGGTCCCACTTCCAAAGCGGCAGCCGCAGGGTCACACACACATAGACCCAAGCAGAGgctctgtggggagggggggaatggtGTCGGGCATGCAAAGGTGGTGTGGACATGAGAAGGCTCTCTGGACAAAGCAGCGAGAAAATTCCTCAGgaatgcccccctccccagggccgcACTCAGCATGGCAAGTGGGGGTGTCTGGGCACTGGCTGGACCCACCTGGAACTTCCTCATTCCCTcccactttctcctccttcctcacccccGAGTCCCAGAGCAGCAACTCCCTCAGGGCACCCTGGGACCCAAGAAATAAAACCTTCCTCTGTGCAGAGGGCTCCCAAGCCATGGGGGGTGGCTcctaggagagaggcagagggaggaagagtgtGGGCAGATGCCCGTTCCTCTCCAGGGCCAGAAGCAAGGGCCAGGCTCGGGCAGGGGTGGCATCTGGGTTCTCTTGGCTCCTCTCAGATCTCGGTCAGGGCGTCGGCTGGCACCAGGCCCCGCTTCTTGCCGCTGCTGACGCGGATGAAGCCGTCAGCATCCTTGCTCCTGCCCACACCCACACAGATCTGAGTGGGAGAGACACGGAGCTGAGTCCTGGCACCTGCCTACAGCCCTGGCCCCGAGTCCAGCTGATGGCTCCCAGGGGGCCACCCCTGGGAATGATGGGACCAGGATCAGATGTGGTTGGAGACATCAGCTGGGGTGATGGGAGCAGATCCCATGAGGGCACTGGGCACGGCAGCAAGACCAGAACATCAGCAGACACTGAGCAGCACTTCGGGGCTGGCCTGagctccacctcctcccccccccccccccccccccccccccgccctggcggaactcccatttcacagaggggggaaggggaggaaaagggcTTGCTGGGGGTTATGCAACAAGACAGAGGTATAGCCAGCATTCAGACCCAAGCCTCTAGACTCCTAATCCAgtgctctttccctcccccaagcTGTCTCTAACCACATTCAGCCCCCTGCCTGTGTCGGTCACCAGCCCCGATTCCCAGCAGGGTCTGACAGGAGGCCCCGCGGTCACACCTTTCTAAcctgccttccctcctgctgCCAGGCTGCAGTGTCCTCCTCCAGGGCAGTCACCTGTGCCCCCACCACCTCTCTCCCATGTCCACCTCTCCAGCCACTGCAGAGCCCAGGCACTCACCTGGTTCTCCTTGAGGCTCATGTACCCCTGTTCCTTGTTCCCGGAGAAGGGTTGGCAGCTGCGCCAGACGTTCTCTCCTGGCCTTACGCGCTGCACAAAATTGGCTGGGAAGAAGCCAACCCGGTCGCCAATCTTCCCCTGGGGATGAGGCTGGCAATGAGCACCagagcccccccgccccacactgATGCAACTCAGAGCCAAAGCCATCAAACTCCAGATCCTGCGCTCTCTGTATCCAGAGCCCCCAGTAGGGTGGCTTCTGGACTGCGATGGGCATGAGGTGGGTAGAGGGACAAGGTTGAGGCAGGGAGGGTCAAGGTGAGAGCAAGTCCCAAGTGTTGGTCCTATGGGCTTGGCTAGGGCacgtggtgggaggaggggtggtcTTTGGGCCCGGAGTGAAGGTGGGGCAGTGCCAGTTGAAGTGGTGGGAAAGGGTCGGGTGCCTACCGGGGtgtctctgctccccaccctgccAAGTCACCTTCCACCAGTCCTCGTTAGAGTCATCCACCAGCAGGATCCGGTCCCCAGGCCTGGGAGGACAGAGCTGGGGTCACAAATGGACAGGAGGGacctgccttttctgcatcttaACCATCTTGGGTCCCCCAGGTCCCCAGCATGCCCCCCCTCCACAGCGGGGGGAGGATTCTTGACGCCCTCGGAGGACACTGTGACCACAGGTACAGCAGACTCTCTCTAGGACAGAGCCCGGGCGGGGCAGAAGATATGACATCAGCACCAGTCCCTTTTGGACTGTGGGCAGTCTAGCTCTTCTTTGGGCTCAGCTGCCTCAAGCATGCCAGGAGAAGGTTCCCGAAGGTCCCCCTCACACTCATGTTCCAAGGTCTGGGAGCAGAGCCCTGAGGTTGGAGCCAGGTGGCTGTCCAGGGGGGCCGGACCACAAAGAGGACTTACTGCAAAGCCAGGTCATTGTTCTCTTGGGGCAGAAACTTGTAGAGAGCGACATAGGAGTACATGGGCCCCACATCCTTCCGCAGAGGGGGTTTTGCGGGCTGTGGAAAAGTCTGGATCAGTGACGGGAGGGGGACACAATCCTCGCTCCACCCACCGTTCATTTGCCCTGACCTTACCCTctctgggggggggtggggagaagttgGCTAGGAGGTGGGACACAGTGCACCTGGGTCAATGACAGGGAGAGGTCAGACTCTCCTACCTTCTGTGTTCACCCTTGGGGGACTGGGCCAAGGATGGAGAAGGGGAACACTCCTCTGCCTGCTGCACCCTGGAACTGCCCACTCGTGGGGAGTGGGCACAGGAGTGGGCACAATAGCCATTGGCTCCGCGGTGGGAGGGCAAATACCCCCTGCCTTCCTTGCCTCCTCACCCTGGCACTGCCCATCCCCATAGGCTGAGGACAAATGATGGAGCAGTGATACTCCCACTCACCATGCTCTTGCCCACCTATGCATCAGTGACAAGAAGGGACATCCCCTTCCAATCTGGCCTACGAGGGCTCAGCACCAGCATCACCTCACCTGCTGTCCAGGGCTCTTCTCCTCTGGTCCTGACCCTTCGCTCTCGGCCGGGGCTGTGAACACTAGAGAtgccagggcagggccagggcgtCAGGCAGCAGGGAGTGGCCTGCACTGTGTTCCATTCCCGCCTCTGGCTCCCACCTCTACTCACCACTGTCGCCAGGGCCCTCCTCTGAGCTGCGGATGCTGCCTTCCCCATCCTCGGTCAGCTCATCCCGCTCACTCTGGGGCCAAATGGGGGGGAGGGCTCAGTGCCCGGACCCTCAGCCTCAGAGACTCctgccccccaggcgcccctctggtgcCTGACATACCAGGCTCCGCGTGGGGGACTCAGAGGTACTGCTGAAGCTGGAGCGGTTCATCAGTGCCAAGGAGGTGCCATAGCGCAGCGTCTCATAGACGGGGTCTACCTTCCCGCTGGCCCCTGCCAAGGAGCCACCCTAAGGCTGGGCACCCAGCTGCCAGCCTTGCTCTGCCCTGAAGCCCCGGATCACTTTCACTCTCTCGGCCCCAGCCAAGATGTCCTTCTTTTAACCAcctgccccatccctcccccaggcccctctCTGCCCACACCAGTCTTCCCCAGATCCTCTTGGACTAACTCCCCATCCTTCATATCTCTGGACACCTTCCCTATCCTTGCAGATGAGGACAGCGCCTACCTTATCCTCTATTCCCTATCCTTCTCGGTTCAGGCATTCGTGCAAATGGTGATTAATGGATGATTTGTGTGATTATCTATTTCATGTCTAGCTCCCTTACTAGACCATGAACTCCACCTTCTTCAGTGCTGTGTCCCCatgtctagcacagtgcctggcacttagtaagtgTTGATAAAATGCCTGTTGaaggatgaatgagtgaatggatggatgaatgaatgcatgaatgagccCTACATTCGGGACAAGGGCATTCAGAGAAGGGAAGTGCCAAGAACCAGAAGAGCCATGCAACTCAGGTGCCCATCTGAGGAACGTGTGGGTTTCTCACCACACTACGGTGGGATCAGGGGCAATGGGGGGGACACTCACCAGTGGGTGGGGACTCTCTGCTTGTGACACAGGCTGGGGGTGGTTCATGCACCAGGAGGGGGGAGCTGAAGTTTCGACGGAAGGAGGAGGACTAAGgcaagagggggcagagagagggcatgggGATGTCACAGCCCACCGAGAGCTTGGCCTTCCCCAAGCCCAAGGACTACTCCACAGGAGGAACCCGCCTGGAGGGGGGCGCTCATTCCCCCACATGCCAGTCCTGGGGAGCACTCACAGCCAGCCAGCCCTGCATGGTCCCCACTCACCACCTTGCCTGGGCATTGCTGGTGGGAGATCTCCTCGGAGCACCAGAGGTGGACGCTGACTTTGCACGTCTTACACCGCAAACCCTGCTTGGAGTTTCCTGGGAAGAATTTGGCGTCAACAAGAGGGATTCGGCAAAGGAGGAGGCATCCGAGGGCAAGGAGCAAAGAGGGCAGGTTAGGCCATGGGACAGAGGAGGGGGGGTTGGGCATCCTCATGTCCGCCTCGGGGTCTCGTGCTTACCCCTCATACAGTCAAGGCACCGAA is drawn from Panthera uncia isolate 11264 chromosome E1, Puncia_PCG_1.0, whole genome shotgun sequence and contains these coding sequences:
- the STAC2 gene encoding SH3 and cysteine-rich domain-containing protein 2 isoform X2 translates to MTEMSEKENEPDDAATRTPPGTVSALQETKLQRFKRSLSLKTILRSKSVENFFLRSGSELKCPTEVLLTPPTPLPPPSPPPASTDGSFPTPAPSPCPIPRPLAPLKPVRLHSFQEHVFKRASPCELCHQIIVGNSKQGLRCKTCKVSVHLWCSEEISHQQCPGKVSSSFRRNFSSPLLVHEPPPACVTSRESPPTGASGKVDPVYETLRYGTSLALMNRSSFSSTSESPTRSLSERDELTEDGEGSIRSSEEGPGDSVFTAPAESEGSGPEEKSPGQQPAKPPLRKDVGPMYSYVALYKFLPQENNDLALQPGDRILLVDDSNEDWWKGKIGDRVGFFPANFVQRVRPGENVWRSCQPFSGNKEQGYMSLKENQICVGVGRSKDADGFIRVSSGKKRGLVPADALTEI
- the STAC2 gene encoding SH3 and cysteine-rich domain-containing protein 2 isoform X1; the encoded protein is MTEMSEKENEPDDAATRTPPGTVSALQETKLQRFKRSLSLKTILRSKSVENFFLRSGSELKCPTEVLLTPPTPLPPPSPPPASTDGSFPTPAPSPCPIPRPLAPLKPVRLHSFQEHVFKRASPCELCHQIIVGNSKQGLRCKTCKVSVHLWCSEEISHQQCPGKVSSSFRRNFSSPLLVHEPPPACVTSRESPPTGASGKVDPVYETLRYGTSLALMNRSSFSSTSESPTRSLSERDELTEDGEGSIRSSEEGPGDSVFTAPAESEGSGPEEKSPGQQPAKPPLRKDVGPMYSYVALYKFLPQENNDLALQPGDRILLVDDSNEDWWKGKIGDRVGFFPANFVQRVRPGENVWRSCQPFSGNKEQGYMSLKENQVSAWALQWLERWTWERGGGGTGDCPGGGHCSLAAGGKAG